The following proteins come from a genomic window of Streptomyces sp. NBC_01716:
- a CDS encoding DUF4232 domain-containing protein, with amino-acid sequence MRNLRFRSAATTATTALVAALALTACGPDDVVNSTPKPDSTAAAGTATDAPDAKESEQPPADQNADKGNGNDNASDANGSGDSSAGKGSSKTKTTSCTGDNTNVTVTKVSRPLNHLLVTATNTGSGDCHAYYAPLLGFDEAQAVTQINEDSKPQAVVTLSPGQSAYASIALGGVDGAPTTAAYKLSVAFSGRDNQGSVGSGANLTLPKETATTADTSVSYWQSTMADALTW; translated from the coding sequence ATGCGTAACCTTCGATTCCGCTCGGCCGCCACCACCGCCACCACCGCGCTCGTGGCCGCACTCGCCCTCACCGCCTGCGGGCCGGACGACGTGGTCAACTCCACCCCGAAGCCCGACTCCACGGCCGCCGCCGGCACGGCCACGGACGCGCCGGACGCCAAGGAGAGTGAGCAGCCGCCCGCCGACCAGAACGCGGACAAGGGCAACGGAAACGACAACGCCAGCGACGCCAACGGCAGCGGCGACAGCAGCGCCGGCAAGGGCAGCTCCAAGACCAAGACCACCTCCTGCACCGGCGACAACACCAACGTCACCGTCACCAAGGTCAGCCGGCCCCTCAACCACCTGCTGGTGACCGCCACCAACACCGGCAGCGGCGACTGCCACGCCTACTACGCGCCCCTCCTCGGCTTCGACGAGGCCCAGGCCGTCACCCAGATCAACGAGGACAGCAAGCCGCAGGCCGTGGTCACCCTGTCGCCCGGCCAGTCGGCCTACGCCTCGATCGCGCTGGGCGGCGTCGACGGCGCCCCGACCACCGCGGCGTACAAGCTCAGCGTCGCCTTCTCGGGCCGCGACAACCAGGGGTCGGTGGGCTCGGGCGCGAACCTCACCCTCCCGAAGGAAACGGCGACCACCGCGGACACGTCGGTCTCCTACTGGCAGTCGACCATGGCCGACGCCCTGACCTGGTAG
- a CDS encoding DUF4253 domain-containing protein — protein MATLPNPLPALAADPSGRSAGLQLPPGKLVDTTIDGTWHEPLLWYADEPASPTAWADLLPARRTAGLHPLLVHGGHREQWPEEWELSPDSVSYPGDHDAEDVLAGSWEDVTEEDEWPGLAAPQESSTDPDKEAAEVASILTDEGSWMHGARVALVPARRSADIPAAIGWTGPVNHEGDVARLSAVLRSWEDRFGIRVVALTFDQLVVSVAAPPTTQEEAEAVAAEHFAFCPDNVNQGRHTTLPAYATHQVLGQPAWTFWWD, from the coding sequence ATGGCGACGCTCCCCAATCCCCTGCCCGCTCTGGCCGCCGACCCCTCCGGGCGCTCGGCCGGGCTCCAACTGCCGCCCGGCAAGCTGGTCGACACGACCATCGACGGGACCTGGCACGAACCGCTTCTGTGGTACGCGGACGAGCCGGCGTCCCCGACCGCCTGGGCCGATCTGCTGCCTGCCCGCAGAACGGCCGGACTGCATCCGCTGCTCGTCCACGGTGGTCACCGCGAGCAGTGGCCCGAGGAGTGGGAGCTGAGCCCGGATTCGGTGTCGTATCCGGGTGACCACGACGCGGAGGACGTCCTCGCGGGCTCCTGGGAGGACGTGACGGAGGAGGACGAGTGGCCGGGCCTCGCGGCCCCGCAGGAGTCGTCCACCGATCCCGACAAGGAGGCGGCCGAAGTCGCCTCCATCCTTACTGACGAGGGCAGTTGGATGCACGGCGCGCGCGTCGCCCTGGTCCCGGCCCGCCGCAGCGCGGACATACCGGCGGCCATCGGCTGGACGGGGCCGGTGAACCACGAGGGCGACGTGGCGCGGCTGTCGGCGGTGCTGCGGTCGTGGGAGGACCGTTTCGGGATACGGGTGGTGGCGCTCACGTTCGACCAGCTGGTGGTCTCGGTGGCCGCACCGCCGACGACCCAGGAAGAGGCGGAGGCGGTCGCGGCGGAGCACTTCGCGTTCTGCCCGGACAACGTCAACCAGGGCCGCCACACCACGCTTCCGGCGTACGCGACACATCAGGTGCTGGGCCAGCCGGCGTGGACCTTCTGGTGGGACTGA
- the hemB gene encoding porphobilinogen synthase, producing MTVYGSFPGTRPRRLRTTPAMRRMVAETRLHPADLVLPAFVREGVGEPVAISAMPGVVQHSLDTLRKAAVDAVSAGVSGIMLFGVPEDAKKDAVGTAGTDPEGILQVAIRAVREEVGDDLVIMSDLCLDEYTDHGHCGVLDAGGRVDNDATLERYAEMAQVQADAGAHVVGTSGMMDGQVGVARDALDTIGKEDVAVLAYAVKYSSAFYGPFREAVGSSLTGDRKTYQQDPANSRESLRELALDLEEGADMVMVKPAGPYLDVLAKVAAEVAVPVAAYQISGEYAMIEAAAEKGWIDRDKAILESLTGIKRAGAGTILTYWATEVARAL from the coding sequence ATGACTGTGTACGGTTCCTTCCCCGGCACCCGGCCCCGTCGGCTGCGGACCACCCCCGCGATGCGGCGCATGGTCGCCGAGACGCGGCTGCACCCGGCCGACCTGGTCCTGCCCGCGTTCGTGCGGGAGGGTGTCGGCGAGCCCGTGGCCATCTCGGCCATGCCCGGGGTCGTCCAGCACAGCCTGGACACGCTGCGGAAGGCGGCCGTGGACGCCGTGTCCGCGGGCGTCTCGGGGATCATGCTGTTCGGGGTGCCGGAGGACGCGAAGAAGGACGCGGTCGGCACGGCCGGGACCGACCCGGAGGGAATCCTCCAGGTGGCGATCCGGGCCGTGCGCGAGGAGGTCGGTGACGACCTGGTGATCATGTCCGACCTCTGTCTGGACGAGTACACCGACCACGGCCACTGCGGGGTGCTCGACGCCGGCGGGCGCGTCGACAACGACGCGACGCTGGAGCGGTACGCGGAGATGGCCCAGGTGCAGGCCGACGCGGGTGCGCATGTGGTGGGGACCAGCGGGATGATGGACGGCCAGGTCGGCGTCGCACGGGACGCGCTGGACACCATCGGCAAGGAGGACGTGGCCGTCCTGGCGTACGCGGTGAAGTATTCGTCCGCGTTCTACGGCCCGTTCCGGGAGGCGGTCGGCTCGTCGCTGACGGGCGACCGCAAGACCTATCAGCAGGACCCGGCCAACTCCCGTGAGTCCCTCCGGGAGTTGGCGCTCGACCTCGAAGAGGGCGCGGACATGGTGATGGTGAAGCCGGCCGGGCCGTATCTGGACGTGCTCGCGAAGGTCGCCGCCGAGGTGGCCGTGCCCGTCGCCGCGTACCAGATCAGTGGTGAGTACGCGATGATCGAGGCGGCGGCCGAGAAGGGCTGGATCGACCGGGACAAGGCGATCCTGGAGAGCCTGACCGGCATCAAGCGGGCCGGCGCGGGGACGATCCTCACCTACTGGGCGACGGAGGTCGCGCGGGCGCTCTGA
- a CDS encoding bifunctional uroporphyrinogen-III C-methyltransferase/uroporphyrinogen-III synthase: MSPIADHHPAVSASGHVTFLGAGPGDPGLLTLRAVEALAGAEVLIAEPDVLELVRGHARAGVSTPELTIVDDASTAAGIPAIRDAVNLVMEAARGGKRVVRAVTGDPGLDGDTGAEMLACAAAGIPFEVVPGIAAAVGVPAYAGVPLRDAQGTDVRFVDSRTAGERCWTELGASDGTVVVSATLDTVAATAGEFVAAGRKPDTPMTVTVAGTTTRQRTWSATLGTIALTLKQAKVLPSAAGHQPVIAVVGERSAPAQRDQLAWFESKQLFGWKVLVPRTKEQAASLSDQLRSYGAVPHEVPTIAVEPPRTPQQMERAVKGLVTGRYEWIAFTSVNAVKAVREKFEEYGLDARAFAGIKVAAVGEQTGAALVDFGVKPDLVPSGEQSAAGLLEDWPPYDPVFDPIDRVFLPRADIATETLVAGLIELGWEVDDVTAYRTVRASPPPAETREAIKGGGFDAVMFTSSSTVRNLVGIAGKPHNVTVIACIGPATAKTAEEHGLRVDVLAPEPSVHKLAEALAAFGAARREAAREAGETVTRPSERRPGSRRRRTT; encoded by the coding sequence TTGAGCCCCATCGCCGACCATCATCCGGCCGTCTCCGCATCAGGGCACGTCACCTTCCTCGGTGCCGGACCCGGGGATCCGGGTCTGCTGACACTCCGCGCCGTCGAGGCGCTCGCGGGGGCGGAGGTACTGATCGCCGAGCCTGATGTGCTCGAACTCGTACGCGGCCATGCGCGTGCGGGAGTGAGCACGCCTGAGTTGACGATTGTTGACGATGCGTCAACAGCCGCCGGTATCCCCGCGATCAGGGATGCCGTCAATCTTGTCATGGAGGCCGCGCGGGGCGGCAAGCGGGTCGTCCGTGCGGTGACCGGGGATCCCGGTCTCGACGGCGACACCGGCGCCGAGATGCTGGCGTGCGCCGCTGCGGGCATTCCCTTCGAGGTCGTGCCCGGTATCGCCGCCGCCGTGGGTGTGCCCGCCTACGCGGGCGTGCCGCTGCGGGACGCGCAGGGCACCGACGTCAGGTTCGTCGACAGCCGTACGGCCGGTGAGCGCTGCTGGACCGAACTCGGCGCGAGCGACGGCACGGTGGTGGTCTCGGCGACGCTCGACACGGTCGCCGCGACCGCGGGCGAGTTCGTCGCCGCGGGCCGCAAGCCGGACACGCCGATGACGGTCACCGTCGCCGGTACGACGACGCGCCAGCGCACCTGGTCCGCGACGCTCGGCACGATCGCGCTCACGCTGAAGCAGGCGAAGGTCCTGCCGTCGGCGGCCGGGCACCAGCCGGTCATAGCCGTGGTCGGGGAGCGCAGCGCGCCGGCGCAGCGCGACCAGCTCGCGTGGTTCGAGTCGAAGCAGCTGTTCGGCTGGAAGGTGCTCGTCCCGCGTACGAAGGAGCAGGCCGCGTCGCTCTCCGACCAGCTTCGGTCGTACGGGGCCGTACCGCACGAGGTCCCGACCATCGCGGTCGAACCGCCTCGTACGCCCCAGCAGATGGAGCGCGCGGTCAAGGGGCTCGTCACCGGGCGCTACGAGTGGATCGCCTTCACCTCCGTCAACGCGGTGAAGGCCGTCAGGGAGAAGTTCGAGGAGTACGGGCTGGACGCCCGTGCCTTCGCGGGGATCAAGGTCGCCGCCGTCGGCGAGCAGACCGGCGCCGCGCTGGTCGACTTCGGCGTCAAGCCGGACCTGGTGCCCAGCGGCGAGCAGTCCGCAGCCGGTCTCCTTGAGGACTGGCCGCCGTACGACCCGGTCTTCGACCCGATCGACCGGGTGTTCCTGCCGCGCGCCGACATCGCCACGGAGACGCTGGTGGCCGGGCTGATCGAGCTGGGCTGGGAGGTCGACGACGTCACGGCCTACCGGACCGTGCGCGCGTCGCCGCCGCCCGCCGAGACGCGGGAGGCCATCAAGGGCGGGGGCTTCGACGCGGTGATGTTCACCTCGTCGTCCACCGTGCGGAATCTGGTCGGCATCGCGGGCAAGCCGCACAACGTGACCGTCATCGCGTGCATCGGCCCGGCGACCGCCAAGACGGCGGAGGAGCACGGTCTGCGGGTGGACGTGCTGGCGCCGGAGCCCTCGGTGCACAAGCTGGCTGAGGCGCTGGCGGCGTTCGGCGCGGCGCGCCGGGAGGCGGCCCGTGAGGCAGGAGAAACGGTCACCCGGCCCAGCGAACGGCGACCGGGATCGAGGCGGCGGCGTACGACCTGA
- a CDS encoding NAD(P)-dependent oxidoreductase, translated as MSATPKPAVSVIGLGMMGTALAVAFLGAGHPVTVWNRSPAKTGPLAAQGALPVDTAAEAVAASPLVVVCLSTYDTVRAVLEPLSGRFTGKTLANLTNGTPEQARSLAAWAAKEGAGYLDGGIMAVPQMIAGPHAYALYSGPREVFDAHRETFAALGGTKYVGEDPGLAALYDLALLTGMYGMIMGVMQAYALVRTEAIAATEFSELLVPWVGAMLGAAPAWAAAIDSGKHLTDVSSLAVNQEAFPNLLNTFAAQGVSGELFAPVQDLLDRAIAEGHAADGLSRLADLLRTRPGQPFPV; from the coding sequence ATGTCCGCCACCCCCAAGCCCGCCGTCTCCGTCATCGGCCTCGGCATGATGGGCACCGCCCTGGCCGTCGCCTTCCTCGGCGCCGGGCACCCGGTCACCGTCTGGAACAGATCGCCCGCCAAGACCGGACCGCTGGCCGCCCAGGGCGCCCTTCCGGTGGACACGGCCGCCGAGGCGGTCGCCGCGAGTCCGCTGGTGGTCGTCTGCCTCTCCACGTACGACACGGTCCGCGCCGTCCTCGAACCGCTCTCCGGCCGGTTCACCGGCAAGACCCTCGCCAACCTCACCAACGGCACCCCCGAGCAGGCGCGTTCACTCGCCGCCTGGGCGGCCAAGGAGGGCGCCGGGTATCTCGACGGCGGGATCATGGCCGTTCCGCAGATGATCGCGGGACCGCACGCGTACGCCCTCTACAGCGGTCCGCGGGAGGTCTTCGACGCGCACCGGGAGACGTTCGCGGCGCTCGGCGGCACGAAGTACGTCGGCGAGGACCCCGGACTGGCCGCGCTGTACGACCTGGCGCTGCTCACCGGCATGTACGGGATGATCATGGGGGTGATGCAGGCGTACGCCCTCGTCCGTACGGAGGCCATCGCGGCCACCGAGTTCTCGGAGCTGCTGGTGCCGTGGGTGGGCGCGATGCTCGGCGCCGCGCCCGCGTGGGCGGCGGCGATCGACTCGGGGAAGCACCTGACGGACGTGTCGAGTCTGGCCGTCAATCAGGAGGCGTTCCCGAACCTGCTGAACACGTTCGCCGCGCAGGGGGTGAGCGGCGAGCTGTTCGCCCCCGTCCAGGACCTGCTGGACCGCGCGATCGCCGAGGGGCACGCCGCCGACGGGCTGTCGCGCCTCGCCGACCTGCTGCGTACGCGGCCGGGTCAGCCGTTCCCCGTCTGA
- a CDS encoding DUF397 domain-containing protein: MSTALEWFKSSYSTEQGGACLEVAYHWHKSSYSTEQGGNCVEVAAHPAAVHVRDSKVSNGPVLTLAPAAWAAFTADVAR; this comes from the coding sequence ATGAGCACCGCACTGGAGTGGTTCAAGTCCAGCTACAGCACGGAGCAGGGCGGCGCATGCCTCGAAGTCGCCTACCACTGGCACAAGTCGAGCTACAGCACGGAGCAAGGCGGCAACTGCGTCGAGGTCGCCGCGCACCCCGCCGCCGTGCATGTCCGGGACTCCAAGGTCTCCAACGGCCCAGTACTCACCCTTGCCCCCGCCGCCTGGGCGGCCTTCACTGCGGACGTCGCCCGCTGA
- a CDS encoding ATP-binding protein, with protein MNETNPPPAPRERFYRRERRSVPAARQFVREAVIDWALGDRLDDVLLCVSELATNALVHGVPPGRGYLLSLSLLADGAFRVEVHDSGDGRPTVREPYGETGRGLMLVAAVADKWGVGERHPGKVVWCEFVV; from the coding sequence GTGAATGAGACCAATCCACCCCCCGCCCCGCGCGAGCGCTTCTACCGCCGCGAACGCCGATCCGTGCCCGCCGCCAGGCAGTTCGTACGGGAGGCGGTGATCGACTGGGCGCTCGGCGACCGGCTCGACGATGTCTTGCTGTGCGTGAGCGAGCTGGCAACCAACGCCCTGGTGCACGGAGTTCCGCCGGGGCGCGGCTACTTGCTGAGCCTGTCGCTGCTCGCGGACGGGGCGTTCCGGGTCGAGGTGCACGACAGCGGTGACGGGCGGCCGACTGTCCGCGAGCCGTACGGGGAGACGGGGCGCGGGCTCATGCTCGTCGCGGCGGTCGCCGACAAGTGGGGGGTGGGGGAGCGGCATCCGGGCAAGGTCGTGTGGTGCGAGTTCGTGGTCTGA
- a CDS encoding helix-turn-helix domain-containing protein: MATTESRAFAELLTELKNRSGQSYGALAAKLHVSTSTLHRYCNGDAVPADFAVAERFGRLCGAKGEEFVELHRRWILADEARRRSRSAPPANASAGAVEAEEPSGSSERTEPAEPAEAPAPDAGPPVGATPPSRRRKRLYVTLAAAAVVVAVAVPALVFGPLDDPSSDRSPVASETEAGGAPESAPPSASPSGSPSPDKSPSRGASPSDKATPREKENGGGDAGKGAVGGVPVTVSTKPYAFENPCSQRYLIDRPPEQVPPPPAEPDAPGWVGALGAVASGSQFIELAVQGTGSETVVLKSLDVRVVESGEPLAWNDFGMGVGCGGGVSTKSFAVNLDEGRPASVPKSGQRDFPYKVSESDPEVFYITANASARDVSWYLELQWSSGGRQGTVRVDDAGKPFRTSGGQGRPSYDYPNGGSKWETAAVNDPDQYP; encoded by the coding sequence GTGGCGACGACCGAATCCCGAGCTTTCGCCGAACTGCTCACCGAGCTGAAGAACCGCTCGGGACAGAGCTACGGCGCGCTCGCCGCGAAGCTCCATGTCAGTACGTCCACGCTGCACCGCTACTGCAACGGCGACGCCGTGCCTGCCGACTTCGCGGTGGCGGAGCGGTTCGGGCGGCTGTGCGGGGCGAAGGGCGAGGAGTTCGTGGAGCTGCACCGGCGGTGGATTCTCGCGGACGAGGCGCGGCGGCGGTCGCGGTCCGCGCCGCCGGCCAACGCGTCGGCGGGGGCGGTGGAGGCGGAAGAGCCTTCCGGGTCTTCCGAGCGGACTGAACCGGCTGAACCGGCTGAAGCCCCTGCGCCCGACGCCGGCCCGCCCGTCGGCGCCACGCCTCCCTCGCGCCGCAGGAAGCGTCTGTACGTCACTCTCGCCGCCGCGGCGGTCGTCGTGGCCGTCGCCGTACCCGCCCTCGTCTTCGGTCCTCTCGACGACCCGTCGAGCGACCGTTCACCCGTCGCGTCCGAGACCGAGGCCGGCGGTGCGCCGGAGTCGGCCCCGCCGTCCGCCTCGCCGTCGGGATCACCGTCCCCCGACAAGTCGCCCTCGCGCGGCGCGAGTCCGTCGGACAAGGCGACACCGCGGGAGAAGGAGAACGGGGGCGGCGACGCCGGGAAGGGGGCGGTCGGCGGGGTGCCGGTGACGGTGAGCACCAAGCCGTACGCCTTCGAGAACCCGTGCAGTCAGCGCTATCTGATCGACCGCCCCCCGGAGCAGGTCCCCCCGCCCCCCGCCGAGCCCGACGCCCCCGGCTGGGTGGGCGCGCTCGGCGCGGTCGCGAGCGGCAGCCAGTTCATCGAACTGGCCGTGCAGGGCACCGGGAGCGAGACCGTCGTACTCAAGTCGCTCGACGTGCGCGTGGTGGAGAGCGGGGAGCCGCTCGCCTGGAACGACTTCGGTATGGGGGTCGGCTGCGGCGGCGGTGTGTCGACCAAGTCGTTCGCCGTGAACCTGGACGAGGGCCGCCCCGCCTCCGTACCGAAGTCGGGCCAGCGCGACTTCCCCTACAAGGTGAGCGAGTCCGACCCGGAGGTCTTCTACATCACCGCGAACGCCTCTGCCCGTGACGTCAGTTGGTACCTGGAACTTCAGTGGTCCAGCGGCGGTCGGCAGGGGACGGTCCGGGTGGACGACGCGGGGAAGCCGTTCCGTACGAGCGGCGGGCAGGGGCGGCCCTCGTACGACTACCCGAACGGCGGGTCGAAGTGGGAGACAGCAGCTGTGAACGACCCGGACCAGTATCCCTAG
- a CDS encoding serine/threonine-protein kinase yields MADLMWGSPLEDRDPTTVGPYTVLRVLGQGGMGRVYLARGLGTRLYAVKVIRPHLADEDGFRARFVREASAARAVSGAFTAPVVEVSPSDADLLWMAVAFVAAPPLDVLIERAGVLPPAGVWWVAAGIAEALLSVHGAQLVHRDLKPANVLVTADGPRVIDFGISKALDVVGTASTNVMGTSGFMAPEHIRGAAGPASDVFALGAVMMFAATGHAPFEGPSAGDVLAQTLYQPPNMHGLPSELVDVVGRCLAKEPEVRPTLGQVLEEFGQHRDRTVAPHAAASWLPAKALAAIEGFGSPTSAAPTDPLRPPPTTRPITADLEERTVEARALAEAGDAAGARDAYAGLVRDRTRVLGADDPETLRARDWHAFCTAEAGDVAAARDLYAGLVRDRTRVLGPDHPDTLHVRNQHVHYTAEAGDVAAARDLYAGLVRDRTRVLGADDPETLRARDWHAFCTAEAGDVAAARDLYAGLVRDRTRVLGPDHPDTLHVRNQHAHYTAEAE; encoded by the coding sequence GTGGCGGATTTGATGTGGGGCAGTCCGCTGGAAGACCGGGACCCGACGACGGTGGGTCCCTATACGGTGCTGCGGGTACTGGGGCAGGGTGGAATGGGCCGTGTCTACCTGGCTCGTGGTCTCGGCACCCGGTTGTACGCGGTCAAGGTGATCCGGCCGCATCTCGCGGACGAGGACGGGTTCCGGGCGCGTTTCGTGCGGGAGGCATCAGCGGCTCGGGCGGTGAGTGGAGCGTTCACCGCGCCCGTGGTCGAAGTGTCTCCGTCGGACGCGGATCTGCTCTGGATGGCCGTCGCGTTCGTTGCCGCACCGCCGCTTGACGTCCTCATCGAGCGGGCTGGAGTACTGCCGCCGGCAGGCGTGTGGTGGGTCGCGGCCGGTATCGCGGAGGCCCTGTTGTCCGTCCATGGCGCGCAGTTGGTACACCGGGACCTGAAGCCGGCGAATGTGCTGGTGACCGCTGATGGGCCGCGAGTGATCGATTTCGGGATCTCCAAGGCACTGGACGTGGTGGGTACGGCTTCCACGAATGTGATGGGCACCTCGGGGTTCATGGCCCCGGAGCACATCCGGGGAGCGGCCGGGCCGGCCAGTGATGTGTTTGCGCTGGGCGCGGTGATGATGTTCGCGGCAACGGGGCACGCACCGTTCGAGGGGCCGAGCGCGGGTGATGTCCTGGCACAGACGCTGTATCAGCCGCCGAACATGCACGGCCTGCCCAGCGAGCTGGTTGACGTGGTAGGGCGGTGCCTGGCCAAAGAGCCAGAAGTACGGCCCACCCTGGGGCAGGTGTTGGAGGAGTTCGGGCAGCATCGGGACCGGACCGTCGCCCCCCACGCCGCCGCAAGCTGGCTCCCCGCCAAGGCGCTGGCAGCGATCGAGGGCTTCGGCAGTCCGACATCCGCAGCCCCGACGGACCCGCTCCGACCACCGCCGACGACACGTCCCATTACCGCGGACCTGGAAGAACGCACCGTTGAGGCACGGGCGCTGGCTGAAGCGGGTGATGCGGCTGGTGCGCGGGATGCGTATGCGGGTTTGGTGCGTGATCGGACGCGGGTGCTTGGGGCTGATGATCCGGAGACGCTTCGGGCGCGGGATTGGCACGCTTTCTGTACGGCTGAGGCGGGTGATGTGGCAGCGGCGCGGGATTTGTATGCGGGTCTGGTGCGTGATCGGACGCGGGTGCTCGGCCCTGATCACCCTGACACCCTGCACGTAAGGAACCAGCACGTCCACTACACGGCTGAGGCGGGTGATGTGGCAGCGGCGCGGGATTTGTATGCGGGTTTGGTGCGTGATCGGACGCGGGTGCTTGGGGCTGATGATCCGGAGACGCTTCGGGCGCGGGATTGGCACGCTTTCTGTACGGCTGAGGCGGGTGATGTGGCAGCGGCGCGGGATTTGTATGCGGGTCTGGTGCGTGATCGGACGCGGGTGCTCGGCCCTGATCACCCTGACACCCTGCACGTAAGGAACCAGCACGCCCACTACACGGCTGAGGCTGAGTGA
- a CDS encoding helix-turn-helix domain-containing protein, with the protein MRSKKQQRKNTSAMKLVGALVALFREAAGLTQRQLAERACVHTETIASVEQGRRLLKPDLAELLDEVLETKGALATSVDNMPEIDRYPVWAAAYIDQEQEAIAISWYENQVIPGLLQTENYSYAVFQNEIPALSQDEMRVRVAARSERQQILHRKVPPTCSFLIGEGALNDRLGSPAVFMEQLCHLRESADLPGLTLQIMPFGRATHAGLSGPFILLETADHQHLAYAETQRGSLFVEDPDEVSILARKYAMLRTQALNTEETKGLLDRLLGE; encoded by the coding sequence ATGCGCAGCAAAAAGCAACAGCGGAAGAACACGTCGGCGATGAAGCTCGTGGGCGCGCTGGTCGCCCTCTTCCGGGAGGCGGCGGGCCTGACCCAACGTCAACTCGCGGAGCGCGCCTGCGTACACACGGAGACGATCGCGTCGGTGGAGCAGGGCCGACGGCTGCTGAAGCCTGATCTGGCGGAGCTGCTGGATGAAGTGCTGGAGACAAAAGGTGCGTTGGCGACATCGGTGGATAACATGCCGGAGATCGACCGGTATCCGGTCTGGGCGGCGGCGTACATCGATCAGGAGCAGGAGGCGATCGCCATCTCCTGGTACGAGAACCAGGTGATCCCCGGCCTGCTCCAGACCGAGAACTACTCCTACGCCGTCTTCCAGAACGAGATCCCGGCACTCAGCCAGGACGAGATGCGTGTGCGCGTCGCCGCCCGCTCGGAACGCCAACAGATCCTGCACCGCAAGGTCCCACCCACATGCAGCTTCCTGATCGGCGAAGGCGCGCTCAACGACCGCCTGGGCTCCCCAGCCGTATTCATGGAACAGCTTTGCCATCTCCGGGAGAGCGCCGACCTCCCGGGCCTGACCCTTCAGATCATGCCGTTCGGCAGGGCCACCCACGCAGGGCTCTCCGGACCGTTCATCCTGCTGGAGACAGCCGATCATCAGCACCTCGCCTATGCCGAGACACAGCGGGGCAGCCTCTTCGTCGAAGACCCGGATGAGGTCAGCATCTTGGCGCGCAAATATGCGATGCTGCGGACGCAGGCCCTCAACACCGAAGAGACGAAGGGCCTGTTGGACCGGCTGCTAGGAGAGTAA
- the hemC gene encoding hydroxymethylbilane synthase, producing MTGKTLRLGTRRSRLAMAQSGQVADAVRELTGRAVELVEITTYGDTSREQLSQIGGTGVFVTALRDALLRGEVDFAVHSLKDLPTAQPDALALAAVPRREDPRDVLIARDGLTFDRLPHGARIGTGSARRTAQLNAYARDHGRLIETVPIRGNIDTRIGYVHDGELDAVVLAAAGLGRLGRTAEVTDYLSVDSVLPAPGQGALAVECVASDLELTAALAGLDDPHTRIAVTAERSLLAALEAGCSAPVGALADLLGDGQDARFVNELRLRGVVGTTDGSTLVQLSITGPVPTSHGDAVALGRELASEMLAKGAAGLMGERAL from the coding sequence ATGACCGGGAAGACACTGAGACTCGGCACCAGGCGCAGCAGACTGGCCATGGCCCAGTCCGGGCAAGTGGCCGACGCCGTACGGGAGTTGACCGGGCGGGCCGTCGAGCTCGTCGAGATCACCACGTACGGCGACACCTCCCGCGAGCAGCTGTCCCAGATCGGCGGCACCGGTGTCTTCGTCACCGCGCTGCGCGACGCGCTGCTGCGCGGTGAGGTCGACTTCGCCGTCCACTCGCTCAAGGACCTGCCCACCGCGCAGCCCGACGCCCTGGCGCTGGCCGCCGTACCGCGCCGTGAGGACCCCAGGGACGTGCTCATCGCACGCGACGGGCTGACCTTCGACCGGCTGCCGCACGGCGCCAGGATCGGTACGGGCTCCGCGCGGCGCACCGCGCAGCTCAACGCGTACGCCCGGGACCACGGCCGTCTCATAGAGACCGTGCCGATACGCGGGAACATCGACACCCGGATCGGCTACGTCCACGACGGTGAGCTCGACGCGGTCGTGCTGGCCGCGGCCGGTCTGGGCCGCCTCGGCAGGACGGCCGAGGTGACCGACTACCTGTCGGTCGACTCCGTTCTGCCGGCCCCCGGCCAGGGGGCACTCGCCGTCGAATGCGTGGCTTCCGACCTGGAACTCACCGCCGCACTCGCCGGCCTCGACGACCCGCACACGCGGATCGCCGTCACCGCGGAACGTTCCCTGCTCGCCGCCCTGGAGGCCGGCTGCAGCGCACCTGTGGGTGCGCTGGCCGACCTGCTGGGCGACGGACAGGACGCGCGATTTGTCAACGAACTGCGCCTGCGGGGTGTCGTCGGCACGACCGACGGCTCGACGCTCGTGCAGTTGTCCATCACCGGTCCCGTACCCACGTCGCACGGCGACGCCGTCGCGCTCGGTCGCGAACTCGCGTCCGAGATGCTCGCCAAGGGTGCGGCCGGTCTTATGGGGGAGCGAGCACTTTGA